The DNA sequence GCGCAATCCAGATGTCCTCTTGCTTCTCCCGCTGCTTGCGCGTCCCCATCGACATGCGCGACATTCTACGAACTATGCCTGTGGATACTTCAGTACTTTCCGCTCACGAATCCAGACTTGCACCACGGGCTGCTAGGGTTGTAGACGAATGAGGGGGTGCGGATATTGTAGGGTCGCTAAGCTGCTGAGGACGATAGCGCGGATGAGCGGCTGGTTCCGGTTAGGATCACGCCACTTCTCGTGCTTGTATGCGGGCTTGGGTCTTTACCGCAAACACCATCAGCCAAAGGCCGGTTGTGACTTCGGCGATGGCCATCGGCGCCCAACCATACTGGAACGTCGCTGCGCACTCGGGAAAGATCAAACTGCCAAAACAGATGACCGTCACCACGACCGAGGCAAATACACCGAATGCCGACAGTATCCTGGGAATATATCTCGATTTGAAAAACAGGTAAAAGAAGAGGATGGAACCGATACTGAAGAATATCGCGCTGATGTTGTACGCGGCGGAACCCGCATCGCGCGTCAGAGCCACCAAGGCCCGTGTCTGGTCGGCGCCCAATGTCCCGACCGACTGTGGGGAAGTATAGAGACCCAGCCTCGCAAAGCCGACGATTATCCCCACGCCGCCGATGAATGATTCCCCCAGCCTCCAATACATTGCGATCTGAGCCAGAAGCCTATCGACGGGCTTGAGCGTTGCATAAAGAGCGAAAGCAAGCAGGAGTGCGCTCAAAGTCTCAATCAGCTCGCTGGAAAGCGCGAGCCGGTATAAGTGTTCCGAGGCTACTACTCTCTTCGCTTTTGTGGCGAAATCCCCGGAGCCAACGATACGGGATATGGTCAGCATACCGGCCAGACCGGTGATGACCAGCCATAGAAACAGAAAGCCCGCAACTCTCGCGTAAATGCGCTGCGTTCTTTCCGCCGAACCGTCTTCCATTTCAATCTGTGCCATTGCATTCGTTCTCCTTACGCGAGGAACTGGAATCAAGGATGACGCGACTCAGATCGGTCCTTGATAGCGGCGCAGCCGGGCCGCTGCGGCGAGGAATGCCGCGGCGATGGCCAGCCCGATCCATAGACCCGGGCTGATCAGGAACTGACCCGGAGTAAAGTGCATCAGCGGATCCATCGAGAGGCTGCCGGTCATGAAATCGTCGCCTCCCCCGCCACCGAGCATGCGGTTCGCCAGCATCGCGCCGAAATGCGTAGTGTTAAAGGCAAT is a window from the Terriglobia bacterium genome containing:
- a CDS encoding DUF4386 domain-containing protein; this encodes MAQIEMEDGSAERTQRIYARVAGFLFLWLVITGLAGMLTISRIVGSGDFATKAKRVVASEHLYRLALSSELIETLSALLLAFALYATLKPVDRLLAQIAMYWRLGESFIGGVGIIVGFARLGLYTSPQSVGTLGADQTRALVALTRDAGSAAYNISAIFFSIGSILFFYLFFKSRYIPRILSAFGVFASVVVTVICFGSLIFPECAATFQYGWAPMAIAEVTTGLWLMVFAVKTQARIQAREVA